One region of Vescimonas fastidiosa genomic DNA includes:
- the atpA gene encoding F0F1 ATP synthase subunit alpha yields the protein MDDQEELSVLESIREKLSGTDNSIDVYQTGKVISVSDGICHVSGLADVMAGEMLEFEGSLRGMVMDLDKNNVGVVLLGDFSTIQEGDTVRRTGHIIEVPVGEAMCGRVVDALGRPVDGKGPIQNDGFRAVESPAPSVLHRQGVTVPLQTGIKAIDALVPIGRGQRELIIGDRQTGKTAIALDTIVNQKGKGVHCIYVAIGQKESTVANVVRKLTELGAMDYTTVVCASASEPAPMLYIAPYAGAAIGEYFMYKGKDVLIVYDDLSKQAAAYREISLLLQRPPGREAYPGDVFYLHSRLLERAARLDEASGGGSMTALPIIETQAGDISAYIPTNVISITDGQIFLETGLFHSGTRPAINVGLSVSRVGGAAQVPAMKQVAGRLRTDLAQYRELASFAQFGSDLDASTQATLLRGQHMTELLKQDQFAARAVEDQVIAIFAANEGYADDVDLADMPRFEREAVEYVKQAMPELVDTICAGKKIPADMLDKLRETLKSFKETF from the coding sequence GGGGAAATGCTGGAGTTTGAGGGAAGCCTCCGGGGCATGGTGATGGACCTGGACAAGAACAATGTGGGCGTGGTGCTGCTGGGCGACTTCTCCACCATTCAGGAGGGCGACACCGTGCGCCGGACGGGCCACATCATTGAGGTGCCCGTGGGCGAGGCTATGTGCGGCCGCGTAGTGGACGCCTTGGGCCGCCCGGTGGACGGCAAGGGGCCCATTCAGAACGACGGCTTCCGGGCCGTGGAGAGTCCGGCGCCCAGTGTGCTGCACCGGCAGGGCGTCACCGTACCCCTGCAGACAGGTATTAAGGCTATCGACGCTTTGGTGCCCATCGGTCGGGGCCAGCGTGAGCTGATCATCGGCGACCGCCAGACCGGCAAGACCGCCATTGCCCTGGATACCATTGTGAATCAAAAGGGCAAGGGTGTACACTGCATTTATGTGGCCATCGGACAGAAGGAGTCCACGGTTGCCAATGTGGTGCGCAAGCTGACGGAGCTGGGCGCTATGGACTACACCACCGTGGTATGCGCCTCGGCCTCCGAGCCTGCGCCGATGCTGTACATAGCCCCCTATGCAGGCGCGGCTATCGGCGAATATTTCATGTACAAGGGCAAGGATGTGCTGATCGTTTACGACGATCTGAGCAAGCAGGCGGCGGCGTACCGCGAAATTTCCCTGCTGCTCCAGCGTCCCCCCGGACGCGAGGCCTATCCCGGCGATGTGTTCTACCTGCACTCCCGGCTTCTGGAGCGGGCGGCACGGCTGGACGAGGCCTCCGGCGGCGGCAGCATGACGGCACTGCCCATTATCGAAACCCAGGCGGGCGATATTTCCGCCTATATTCCCACCAATGTTATTTCCATTACCGACGGACAGATCTTCCTGGAGACGGGCCTGTTCCACTCCGGCACGCGGCCGGCTATCAATGTGGGCCTGTCCGTGTCCCGTGTGGGCGGCGCGGCCCAGGTTCCCGCTATGAAGCAGGTGGCGGGCCGCCTGCGCACGGACCTGGCGCAGTACCGGGAGCTGGCATCCTTCGCCCAGTTCGGGTCCGATTTGGATGCGTCTACCCAGGCTACGCTGCTGCGGGGCCAGCACATGACGGAGCTGCTGAAGCAGGACCAGTTCGCCGCCCGGGCGGTGGAGGACCAGGTCATTGCCATCTTCGCCGCCAACGAGGGCTACGCCGACGATGTGGATCTGGCGGATATGCCCCGATTCGAGCGGGAAGCGGTGGAGTATGTGAAGCAGGCTATGCCCGAGCTGGTGGACACCATCTGCGCAGGTAAGAAGATCCCTGCCGATATGCTGGATAAGCTGCGGGAGACCCTCAAGTCCTTTAAGGAAACCTTTTGA